The region AGTGCCGGTAGTCCTCCCGGGTCACGTCCCAGTCCGGCGCGTACGCCATCACCTCGCGGTCCCGGTAGCGCCACGGGTACATGTTCTCCACCGCGAAGCGCACGTCGGTCTCGTCCGCCATGCGCCACAGGCCGCGGACGAACTCCCGCGCGTAACCGCGCTGCCAGCGGAAGGGCGGGTGCACCACGACCGTCGACGCGCCCAGCCGCAGCGCCGCGTTCCTGGCCCGCTGGAGCTTCACCCACGGGTCGGTGGACCACACCCGCTGGGTGATCAGCAGGCAGGGGGCGTGCACGGCCAGGATCGGCATCCGGTGGTAGTCCGAGAGCCGGCGCAGCGCGTCCACGTCCTGGCTCACCGGGTCGGTCCACACCATGACCTCGACCCCGTCGTATCCCAGCCGGGCGGCGATCTCGAACGCCGTCGCCGTGGACTCCGGATACACCGAGGCCGTGGACAGCGCGACCTTCACGCCGGATACGCCGCCGGTTCGCTTCCTGGGGTCCACTGGTTCAGCCACGGGAGCCAGGG is a window of Streptomyces sp. NBC_01477 DNA encoding:
- a CDS encoding sugar phosphate isomerase/epimerase family protein; the encoded protein is MAEPVDPRKRTGGVSGVKVALSTASVYPESTATAFEIAARLGYDGVEVMVWTDPVSQDVDALRRLSDYHRMPILAVHAPCLLITQRVWSTDPWVKLQRARNAALRLGASTVVVHPPFRWQRGYAREFVRGLWRMADETDVRFAVENMYPWRYRDREVMAYAPDWDVTREDYRHFTVDLSHAATSRTAAMDMVGRMGDRLAHVHLADGSGSAKDEHLVPGRGTQPCAALLESLAGSGYAGHVVIEVNTRRAMSAAEREGDLAEALDFTRRHLAVPAARPSSVRA